The Streptococcus sp. VT 162 genome has a window encoding:
- a CDS encoding phosphoglycerate mutase — MKLYFVRHGRTLWNLEGRFQGAGGDSPLLPESIDILKQLGQYLKEIPFDTIYSSDLPRAVKSAEIIQSQLQVPCPLKSIPDLREWHLGKLEGLKIATLNAIYPQQIKAFRSNLAQFDTRMFEAESLYSTTKRTIQFIKSLKESPAERILIVGHGANLTASLRTLLGYKEAHLRKDGGLANASLTILETDDFESFTLERWNDTSYQEK; from the coding sequence ATGAAACTCTATTTTGTTCGCCATGGGCGCACCCTCTGGAATCTTGAAGGACGTTTTCAAGGCGCTGGTGGTGACTCGCCCCTTCTTCCGGAATCCATTGACATCCTAAAACAACTGGGGCAGTATCTTAAGGAAATTCCTTTTGATACGATTTATTCTAGTGATTTACCCAGAGCAGTTAAGTCTGCTGAAATTATCCAAAGTCAACTCCAGGTCCCTTGTCCTCTAAAAAGCATTCCTGACCTACGTGAATGGCATCTTGGAAAACTTGAAGGTTTAAAAATCGCAACGCTCAATGCTATCTACCCGCAACAAATCAAGGCCTTTCGCTCTAATCTGGCCCAGTTTGATACGAGGATGTTTGAAGCAGAATCCCTTTACAGTACTACCAAGCGCACCATTCAGTTTATCAAATCTCTGAAAGAAAGTCCGGCTGAAAGAATTTTGATTGTCGGGCATGGGGCAAATCTCACTGCTAGCCTGCGTACACTCTTAGGCTATAAAGAGGCTCACCTTCGCAAAGATGGAGGCTTGGCCAATGCTAGTCTGACAATTTTAGAAACTGATGATTTTGAATCCTTCACTCTGGAAAGATGGAATGACACTTCCTATCAAGAAAAATAA
- a CDS encoding nucleoid-associated protein, whose protein sequence is MMNMQNMMRQAQKLQKQMEQSQAELAAMEFVGKSAQDLVQATLTGDKKVVSIDFNPAVVDPEDLETLSDMTAQAINAALEQIDETTKKKLGAFAGKLPF, encoded by the coding sequence ATGATGAACATGCAAAACATGATGCGCCAAGCACAAAAACTTCAAAAACAAATGGAACAGAGCCAAGCAGAACTCGCTGCCATGGAATTTGTTGGAAAATCAGCTCAGGACCTTGTCCAAGCAACCCTAACTGGAGACAAAAAAGTTGTCAGCATTGACTTCAACCCAGCAGTTGTAGATCCAGAAGATCTCGAAACCCTTTCTGACATGACTGCGCAAGCAATTAACGCAGCACTTGAACAAATTGATGAAACGACTAAGAAGAAACTAGGAGCTTTCGCTGGAAAATTGCCTTTCTAA
- a CDS encoding membrane protein has translation MFSWIARVIKGIVIALGFILPGISGGVLAAILGIYERMISFLAHPFKDFKENVLYFIPVAIGMLLGIGLFSYPIEYLLENYQVYVLWSFAGAIIGTVPSLLKESTRESDRDKIDLVWFWATFILSGVGLYALNFIVGSLSASFASFILAGALLALGVLVPGLSPSNLLLILGLYAPMLTGFKTFDLFGTFLPIGIGAGATLIVFSKLMDHALNNYHSRVYHFIIGIVLSSTLLILIPNAGNAESIQYTGLSIVSYVLIAFFFALGIWLGIWMSQLEDKYK, from the coding sequence ATGTTTTCATGGATTGCAAGAGTTATTAAGGGAATAGTCATCGCCTTAGGATTTATCCTACCTGGAATTTCAGGTGGTGTTTTAGCAGCTATTTTGGGGATCTACGAGCGAATGATTAGCTTTCTGGCTCATCCCTTTAAGGATTTTAAAGAGAATGTCCTATACTTTATCCCAGTAGCAATCGGGATGTTGCTAGGCATTGGTTTGTTTTCTTATCCAATCGAGTATCTGCTAGAAAATTACCAGGTCTATGTTTTATGGAGTTTTGCTGGAGCTATCATCGGTACGGTTCCTAGCCTCCTTAAAGAATCTACTCGAGAATCTGATCGTGATAAGATCGACCTAGTCTGGTTCTGGGCCACCTTTATCCTTTCGGGTGTCGGGCTATACGCACTAAATTTTATTGTTGGGTCTCTTAGTGCCAGTTTCGCTAGTTTCATCTTAGCGGGTGCTCTTTTAGCTCTAGGTGTCTTGGTGCCTGGTTTAAGTCCGTCAAATCTACTCTTGATTTTAGGACTGTACGCTCCAATGCTAACTGGTTTTAAGACCTTTGATTTATTCGGAACCTTCCTTCCTATCGGAATTGGTGCAGGAGCAACCCTCATCGTTTTTTCAAAATTAATGGACCACGCCTTGAACAACTACCACTCGCGTGTGTATCACTTTATCATTGGGATTGTACTATCAAGTACTCTCTTGATTTTGATTCCAAATGCTGGAAATGCTGAAAGTATCCAATACACTGGACTTTCTATTGTGAGTTATGTTCTCATCGCCTTCTTCTTTGCGCTTGGAATTTGGCTTGGTATCTGGATGAGTCAATTGGAGGATAAGTATAAATAA
- a CDS encoding 5'-methylthioadenosine nucleosidase — protein sequence MKIGIIAAMPEELVYLTQNLDKPQEVQVLGNTYYTGSVGNTEVVLVQSGIGKVMSAMSVAILADHFQVEAIINTGSAGALAEGIAVGDVVIADRLAYHDVDVTAFGYAYGQMAGQPLYFESDKKFIARIKENLFQLEQTWHLGLIATGDSFIAGDDKIASIKSHFLDVLAVEMEGAAIAQAAQALGLPFLVIRAMSDNANHEASISFDEFIIEAGRRSAQVLLAFLKALD from the coding sequence ATGAAAATTGGAATCATTGCTGCCATGCCAGAAGAACTCGTATATTTGACTCAGAATTTGGATAAACCTCAAGAAGTCCAAGTCTTAGGAAATACATACTACACAGGCTCTGTTGGCAATACTGAAGTCGTTCTAGTTCAGAGTGGGATTGGAAAGGTCATGTCGGCTATGAGTGTAGCTATTCTAGCTGACCATTTTCAGGTAGAAGCTATCATCAATACAGGATCAGCAGGTGCTCTTGCCGAAGGGATTGCTGTTGGTGATGTCGTGATTGCAGATAGACTAGCTTACCATGATGTGGATGTGACTGCTTTTGGTTATGCTTATGGCCAAATGGCTGGTCAACCTCTTTACTTTGAATCTGATAAGAAGTTTATCGCTAGGATTAAAGAAAACTTATTTCAGTTAGAGCAGACATGGCACCTAGGCTTGATTGCTACAGGAGACAGTTTTATAGCTGGAGATGATAAGATTGCTAGTATCAAATCCCACTTTCTGGATGTTTTAGCAGTTGAAATGGAAGGGGCTGCTATTGCACAAGCGGCTCAGGCTCTTGGTTTACCTTTCCTAGTCATTCGTGCCATGAGTGACAATGCCAATCACGAAGCCTCTATCTCTTTTGATGAATTTATTATCGAAGCTGGACGTCGTTCTGCCCAAGTCTTACTAGCCTTTTTAAAAGCCTTAGATTAA
- a CDS encoding glycerophosphodiester phosphodiesterase gives MKPEKPKKLGFRKIYYNLDKILFLFFLIFMMVEFVWLPLNSWIAGILLRQTGYLFISYNNFWAIIQGSPFISLAFLILIAINLLVAYFQICLLFIGARHLLYHEKRTLIEYSRKVFHQSFLFVKRLSFCKMAFVFFYIAMLFPFIRKILKIYYLNKIIIPDFIVNYWEGKHWLVGLMIIASAWIFLYISVRFMFALPKILFERKTVRESVKYSLKKTKKNVLFYSWHLLLIIIKTYLFFFGLLIPLLFAQAVMDNLTQKESLILGVINFVLIKNFHYMTLTYFLVKFVSFLTGEELEIMPRRKKDHLMRWGVMGCASIIFAIEGYVYLESPDTNTPLVISHRGVSNKNGVQNTVQSLEKTAQLKPDLIEMDVQETKDGQFVMMHDANLKNLTGINATPQDLTLDELTNTDIYENGYQTKISSFDAYLERANALNQKLLIEIKTSKKDSPQMMDHFLEKYGATIKKYGHQMQSLDYHVIDKVLTYDSEIPVYFILPYNSIFPRTKATGYTMEYSTLDEYFVNKLWATDQRLYVWTVNGSEAFDKAVRLGADGMITDDLEMVQSQVTTAQDDPEYTELLLKKAMEFFDF, from the coding sequence ATGAAACCTGAAAAACCTAAGAAGCTAGGTTTTAGGAAGATATACTATAACCTAGATAAGATTTTATTTCTATTTTTCTTGATATTTATGATGGTTGAGTTTGTCTGGCTACCATTAAATTCATGGATTGCTGGCATCCTTCTGAGACAAACCGGTTATTTGTTTATCTCCTACAATAACTTTTGGGCGATTATACAAGGCTCGCCTTTTATCAGTTTAGCCTTTCTCATCTTAATTGCAATCAATCTCCTGGTTGCCTATTTCCAGATTTGTCTTTTGTTTATCGGGGCTCGTCACCTTCTCTATCATGAAAAGAGAACCTTAATTGAGTACAGTAGAAAAGTATTTCACCAGAGCTTTTTATTTGTTAAGCGATTGAGCTTTTGTAAGATGGCCTTTGTCTTTTTTTACATTGCTATGCTTTTCCCGTTCATCCGTAAGATTTTAAAAATCTATTACCTCAACAAGATTATTATTCCTGATTTTATTGTGAATTATTGGGAAGGTAAGCATTGGCTGGTAGGTCTGATGATCATAGCATCCGCTTGGATCTTTCTCTACATCTCTGTCCGATTTATGTTTGCCCTTCCTAAGATTCTCTTTGAAAGAAAGACGGTAAGAGAAAGTGTGAAATATAGTCTCAAAAAGACAAAGAAAAATGTCCTTTTCTACTCTTGGCATCTCTTACTCATTATCATTAAAACCTATCTTTTCTTCTTTGGTTTATTAATTCCTTTGCTTTTTGCGCAAGCAGTGATGGATAATCTCACTCAAAAAGAATCCTTGATTCTCGGTGTGATTAATTTTGTCTTGATTAAAAATTTCCATTACATGACCCTGACTTACTTCTTAGTGAAGTTTGTTTCCTTCCTGACAGGAGAGGAGTTGGAGATCATGCCAAGGCGAAAGAAAGATCATCTGATGAGATGGGGTGTCATGGGGTGTGCAAGCATCATCTTTGCCATAGAAGGCTACGTTTATCTGGAATCTCCGGATACCAATACACCTTTAGTGATTTCGCACAGAGGAGTAAGTAATAAAAACGGTGTTCAAAATACTGTGCAGTCTTTAGAAAAAACAGCTCAACTAAAACCAGATCTTATCGAAATGGATGTGCAGGAAACGAAAGACGGTCAGTTCGTGATGATGCACGATGCTAACCTAAAAAATTTAACAGGTATTAATGCTACGCCGCAAGATTTGACTCTGGATGAATTAACAAATACAGATATTTACGAGAATGGTTATCAAACAAAGATTTCAAGCTTTGATGCCTATTTAGAGCGTGCAAATGCTTTAAACCAAAAATTGCTGATTGAGATTAAAACCAGTAAAAAAGATAGTCCGCAAATGATGGACCATTTCCTCGAAAAGTATGGAGCGACTATCAAGAAATATGGGCATCAGATGCAATCACTAGACTATCATGTGATTGATAAAGTGTTGACTTATGATTCTGAAATTCCAGTTTACTTTATTCTCCCCTATAACAGTATCTTCCCAAGAACCAAGGCAACGGGTTACACTATGGAGTACTCGACTTTGGATGAATACTTTGTCAATAAACTCTGGGCAACTGATCAGAGACTCTATGTTTGGACCGTAAATGGTTCGGAGGCATTTGATAAAGCAGTTCGTCTCGGCGCAGATGGCATGATTACTGATGATCTTGAAATGGTCCAGTCACAAGTCACAACGGCTCAAGACGATCCGGAATATACGGAATTACTCTTAAAGAAAGCAATGGAATTCTTTGATTTCTAA
- a CDS encoding ribitol-5-phosphate dehydrogenase: MINQIYQLTKPKFINVKYQEEDIDQENHILIRPNYMAVCHADQRYYQGKRDPKILANKLPMAMIHESCGTVISDPTGTYEVGQKVVMIPNQPPMQSDKEFYENYMTGTYFLSSGYDGFMREFVSLPKDRVVSYNDIEDTVAAITEFVSVGMHAMDRFLHLGHSKRERIAVIGDGSLAFVVANIINYTLPEAEIIVFGRHWEKLELFSFAKECYITDNIPEDLTFDHGFECCGGDGTGPAINDLIRYIRPQGTILMMGVSEYKVNINTRDALEKGLLLVGSSRSGRVDFEKAIQMMEVKKFANRLKNILYVEEPVREIKDIHRVFATDLNTAFKTVFKWEV, encoded by the coding sequence ATGATTAATCAAATTTATCAACTGACCAAACCAAAGTTTATCAATGTAAAATATCAAGAAGAGGATATTGATCAGGAGAATCATATCCTGATTCGTCCAAATTATATGGCGGTTTGTCATGCGGATCAACGTTACTATCAAGGGAAGCGTGATCCAAAGATATTGGCTAATAAACTTCCTATGGCCATGATTCATGAGTCTTGTGGAACTGTTATTTCAGATCCGACTGGGACTTATGAAGTCGGTCAAAAGGTAGTTATGATTCCCAATCAACCGCCTATGCAGAGTGACAAGGAGTTCTACGAGAACTACATGACCGGAACCTACTTCCTATCAAGTGGTTATGATGGCTTTATGAGAGAATTTGTCTCTCTTCCAAAAGATCGTGTTGTGTCTTATAATGACATTGAGGACACAGTTGCAGCCATTACTGAGTTTGTGAGTGTTGGTATGCATGCCATGGATCGTTTCTTGCATCTTGGTCATAGTAAGCGAGAGCGCATTGCTGTTATCGGAGATGGTAGTTTGGCCTTTGTTGTTGCAAATATTATCAATTATACCTTGCCAGAAGCAGAGATTATCGTCTTTGGTCGCCATTGGGAAAAACTAGAGCTCTTCTCTTTTGCAAAAGAGTGCTATATTACTGATAATATCCCAGAGGATTTGACCTTTGATCATGGGTTTGAGTGTTGCGGTGGCGATGGTACAGGCCCAGCTATCAATGACTTGATTCGCTATATTCGTCCACAGGGAACGATTCTCATGATGGGAGTGAGTGAATACAAGGTTAATATCAATACACGAGATGCTTTGGAAAAAGGATTGTTATTAGTAGGATCATCTCGCTCAGGACGCGTCGATTTTGAGAAGGCCATTCAAATGATGGAAGTTAAAAAGTTTGCAAATCGTCTGAAGAATATCCTTTATGTTGAAGAACCAGTGAGAGAAATCAAGGACATTCACCGTGTCTTTGCTACAGACCTAAATACTGCTTTCAAAACAGTATTTAAGTGGGAAGTGTAG
- a CDS encoding foldase, with translation MGKPLLTDEMIERANRGEKISGPPLQDDEETKILPTSSQHFSYSRSRDHGFGQDTLTIEVEPTIHKSRRIENTKRNVFNSKLNRILFAVILLLILLILAMKLL, from the coding sequence ATGGGAAAACCTTTATTAACAGACGAAATGATTGAACGTGCCAACCGTGGTGAGAAAATATCAGGACCACCTCTTCAAGATGATGAGGAAACAAAGATCCTACCAACGTCTTCACAACATTTTAGTTATTCACGCTCTAGAGACCACGGTTTTGGTCAAGATACACTTACAATCGAAGTAGAACCAACAATTCATAAGAGTCGCCGCATTGAGAATACCAAGAGAAATGTTTTTAATTCGAAACTCAATCGTATCTTGTTTGCAGTCATCCTACTTTTGATTTTGTTAATTTTAGCGATGAAACTCTTGTAA
- the glmU gene encoding bifunctional N-acetylglucosamine-1-phosphate uridyltransferase/glucosamine-1-phosphate acetyltransferase (forms a homotrimer; catalyzes the acetylation of glucosamine-1-phosphate and uridylation of N-acetylglucosamine-1-phosphate to produce UDP-GlcNAc; function in cell wall synthesis), which produces MSNYAIILAAGKGTRMKSDLPKVLHKVAGISMLEHVFRSVGAIQPEKTVTVVGHKAELVEQVLAGQTDFVTQSEQLGTGHAVMMAEPILQNRTGHTLVIAGDTPLITGESLKNLLDFHINHKNVATILTAEAADPFGYGRIVRNDNAEVLRIVEQKDASDFEKQIKEINTGTYVFDNERLFEALKNINTNNAQGEYYITDVIGIFRNAGEKVGAYTLKDFDESLGVNDRVALATAEAVMRRRINQKHMVNGVSFVNPEATYIDIDVEIAPEVQIEANVTLKGQTKIGAETILTNGTYIVDSTVGAGAVITNSMIEESSVADSVTVGPYAHIRPGSSLASQVHIGNFVEVKGSSIGENTKAGHLTYIGNCEVGSNVNFGAGTITVNYDGKNKYKTVIGNNVFVGSNSTIIAPVELGDNSLVGAGSTITKNVPADAIAIGRGRQVNKDEYATRLPHHPKNQ; this is translated from the coding sequence ATGTCAAATTATGCCATTATTTTAGCAGCGGGTAAAGGTACTCGCATGAAATCAGATCTTCCAAAGGTACTTCATAAAGTAGCAGGAATTTCGATGTTGGAACATGTTTTTCGTAGTGTTGGTGCTATTCAACCTGAAAAAACAGTTACTGTAGTTGGTCACAAGGCTGAGCTAGTTGAGCAAGTATTGGCTGGTCAGACAGACTTTGTTACCCAATCAGAACAACTAGGAACTGGGCATGCTGTCATGATGGCGGAGCCTATTCTCCAAAATCGTACTGGCCACACCTTGGTTATCGCTGGGGATACTCCTCTGATCACAGGTGAAAGTTTGAAAAACCTCTTGGATTTCCATATCAACCACAAAAATGTGGCAACTATTTTAACAGCTGAAGCAGCTGATCCTTTTGGATATGGTCGAATTGTCCGCAACGATAACGCAGAAGTTCTTCGTATTGTTGAGCAAAAAGATGCCTCTGACTTTGAAAAGCAAATCAAGGAAATCAATACAGGAACTTATGTATTTGACAATGAACGTCTTTTTGAAGCTCTTAAAAACATCAACACCAACAATGCCCAAGGTGAGTACTATATTACTGACGTGATTGGTATTTTCCGTAATGCGGGTGAGAAGGTTGGCGCCTATACTCTCAAAGATTTTGATGAAAGTCTTGGGGTAAATGACCGTGTGGCTCTTGCGACTGCGGAAGCAGTGATGCGTCGTCGTATCAATCAAAAGCACATGGTTAATGGTGTTAGCTTTGTCAATCCTGAAGCAACATACATCGACATTGATGTTGAGATTGCTCCGGAGGTACAAATCGAAGCCAACGTTACCTTGAAAGGTCAAACGAAGATTGGTGCGGAGACTATTTTAACAAATGGAACTTATATCGTAGATAGTACCGTTGGAGCTGGAGCCGTGATTACGAATTCCATGATTGAGGAAAGTAGTGTTGCGGACAGTGTGACAGTCGGTCCTTATGCCCATATCCGTCCAGGTTCAAGTCTTGCTTCTCAAGTTCACATTGGAAATTTCGTAGAAGTTAAAGGTTCTTCAATCGGTGAAAATACCAAGGCAGGTCATTTGACCTATATCGGAAACTGTGAAGTGGGTAGCAACGTTAATTTTGGTGCGGGAACTATTACAGTCAACTATGATGGCAAAAATAAATACAAAACTGTCATTGGCAATAATGTCTTTGTTGGATCAAACTCAACTATTATTGCTCCTGTAGAACTTGGGGATAATTCTCTGGTTGGAGCGGGTTCAACTATTACCAAGAATGTTCCTGCTGATGCCATTGCTATCGGCCGTGGAAGACAAGTTAATAAAGATGAGTACGCAACACGCCTCCCTCATCATCCAAAGAACCAGTAG
- a CDS encoding 2-C-methyl-D-erythritol 4-phosphate cytidylyltransferase (4-diphosphocytidyl-2C-methyl-D-erythritol synthase; MEP cytidylyltransferase; MCT; catalyzes the formation of 4-diphosphocytidyl-2-C-methyl-D-erythritol from CTP and 2-C-methyl-D-erythritol 4-phosphate; involved in isoprenoid and isopentenyl-PP biosynthesis; forms homodimers), protein MIYAGILAGGTGTRMGISNLPKQFLELGDRPILIHTIEKFVLEPSIEKIVVGVHGDWVSHAEDLVDKYLSLHKDRIIITKGGADRNTSIEKIIEAINAYRPITPEDIVVTHDSVRPFITLRMIQDNIKFAQDHDAVDTVVEAVDTIVESTNGQFITDIPNRAHLYQGQTPQTFRCKDFMDLYGSLSDQEKEILTDACKIFVIKGKDVALAKGEYSNLKITTVTDLKIAKSMIEKD, encoded by the coding sequence ATGATCTATGCAGGAATCCTAGCCGGGGGAACTGGCACACGCATGGGAATCAGTAATTTACCAAAACAATTCTTGGAGTTGGGTGATCGACCTATTTTGATCCACACAATTGAAAAATTCGTCTTAGAACCAAGTATTGAAAAAATTGTAGTTGGAGTTCATGGAGACTGGGTGTCACACGCTGAGGACCTAGTTGACAAGTATCTTTCTCTCCACAAGGATCGCATCATCATTACCAAAGGTGGGGCTGATCGCAATACCAGTATCGAGAAGATTATAGAAGCCATTAATGCCTATCGTCCAATCACTCCAGAAGATATCGTGGTTACCCACGACTCTGTTCGTCCTTTTATCACACTTCGCATGATTCAGGACAATATCAAATTTGCTCAAGATCATGATGCGGTTGACACAGTAGTAGAAGCGGTTGATACCATTGTTGAAAGTACAAATGGTCAGTTTATCACGGATATTCCAAATCGTGCTCACCTCTATCAAGGTCAAACACCTCAGACATTCCGTTGCAAGGATTTCATGGATTTGTATGGTTCCCTATCTGATCAAGAAAAGGAAATCCTGACGGATGCATGTAAAATTTTTGTTATCAAAGGAAAGGATGTTGCTCTAGCTAAAGGGGAATATTCAAACCTTAAAATCACAACGGTGACAGACTTGAAAATCGCGAAAAGCATGATTGAGAAAGACTAA
- a CDS encoding ADP-ribose pyrophosphatase, translated as MEFEEKTISRKEIYQGPIFKLVQDQVELPEGKGTAQRDLIFHNGAVCVLAVTAEDKIVLVKQYRKAIEAVSYEIPAGKLELGENADPMAAALRELEEEVAYTGKLELLYDFYSAIGFCNEKLKLYLASDLVKVENPRPQDDDETLEVLEVSLEEAKNLIQSGHICDAKTIMAIQYWELQKK; from the coding sequence ATGGAATTTGAAGAAAAAACGATAAGTCGGAAGGAAATCTATCAAGGTCCTATTTTCAAACTAGTACAAGACCAGGTGGAACTACCAGAAGGAAAGGGGACTGCCCAACGTGACTTGATTTTTCACAATGGAGCTGTTTGTGTACTAGCTGTGACAGCCGAAGACAAAATCGTTCTCGTTAAGCAATACCGAAAGGCTATCGAGGCGGTTTCTTATGAGATTCCTGCTGGTAAACTTGAACTTGGTGAAAATGCTGATCCAATGGCGGCGGCCCTTCGTGAATTGGAAGAAGAAGTTGCCTACACTGGTAAGTTAGAACTGTTGTACGATTTCTATTCTGCGATTGGATTTTGTAATGAAAAACTAAAACTCTACCTCGCTAGCGATTTGGTCAAGGTGGAAAATCCTCGCCCACAAGATGATGATGAAACTTTGGAAGTTTTAGAAGTAAGCCTAGAGGAAGCCAAGAACCTGATCCAGTCAGGTCATATCTGTGATGCCAAGACCATTATGGCGATCCAGTACTGGGAACTACAAAAGAAATAG
- a CDS encoding DNA polymerase III subunit epsilon (3'-5' exonuclease of DNA polymerase III), which produces MEKLRDYISFDLEFNQHEGVIHLIQVSAVRFQDGQESAAFDSYVHTTAPLKSFINGLTGITAETLKGAPKVEQVLKDFQAFVGDLPIVGYNAAKSDLPILLEHGIDYRDQYKVDLYDEAFERRSSDLHGIANLKLQTVANFLGFHGKSHNSLEDARMTARVYEAFLESDEGKLLIEDQSSFSMNNPFGGLDLSQFLD; this is translated from the coding sequence ATGGAAAAATTAAGAGATTATATCTCCTTTGATTTGGAATTCAATCAACACGAGGGGGTTATTCATTTAATTCAAGTATCGGCAGTCCGCTTTCAAGATGGACAAGAAAGTGCTGCTTTTGATTCTTATGTTCATACTACAGCACCATTGAAGAGTTTTATCAATGGTTTGACTGGAATTACAGCTGAAACCTTGAAAGGTGCGCCAAAAGTAGAACAAGTTTTAAAGGACTTTCAAGCATTCGTTGGCGACTTACCTATTGTTGGATACAATGCAGCTAAGAGTGATTTGCCTATTCTTTTGGAGCATGGTATTGATTATCGTGACCAGTATAAGGTCGACCTATATGATGAGGCTTTTGAACGCCGTAGTTCTGACCTACACGGCATAGCCAATCTTAAATTACAAACTGTTGCAAATTTTTTAGGCTTTCATGGGAAGTCTCATAACAGTTTAGAGGATGCCCGCATGACGGCGCGTGTTTACGAAGCCTTTTTGGAATCGGATGAAGGAAAGCTATTAATAGAAGACCAGAGTAGTTTTTCGATGAATAATCCTTTCGGTGGCTTAGATTTATCCCAATTTTTAGACTAG
- a CDS encoding prolyl-tRNA synthetase, protein MAKKVKIKKTLVEQILTKAGIEHTGIQINALEGELPPEYDRSQIFKTLALLGDKTVPIIGIVPITEHLAEKKLAKVSGNKKVSMIPQKDLEKTTGYIHGANNPVGIRQKHNYPIFIDQKALDLEQMIVSAGEVGHSIIIRPQDLASFVKADFADILEESKS, encoded by the coding sequence ATGGCAAAGAAAGTTAAGATAAAAAAAACCTTGGTCGAACAAATCTTGACCAAGGCAGGTATTGAGCATACAGGTATTCAAATCAATGCGCTTGAAGGAGAACTTCCTCCTGAATACGACAGAAGCCAAATCTTTAAAACATTGGCACTATTAGGGGACAAAACAGTTCCAATCATCGGAATCGTTCCCATAACAGAACACCTCGCTGAGAAAAAATTAGCAAAGGTTTCTGGCAATAAAAAAGTGAGCATGATTCCACAAAAAGACTTAGAAAAAACGACAGGTTATATTCACGGCGCTAATAACCCCGTCGGCATTCGCCAAAAACACAACTATCCTATTTTTATTGATCAAAAAGCCTTGGATTTGGAGCAAATGATTGTCTCTGCTGGGGAAGTCGGACATAGCATCATCATACGCCCTCAAGACTTGGCCAGCTTTGTAAAAGCGGATTTTGCTGATATCTTGGAGGAAAGTAAGTCATGA
- a CDS encoding glycosyl hydrolase family 25, whose protein sequence is MRKKIHPAIIFTLFTIFIAILILNRPTYEDHPIKSKPNAVQVENQALHNLDKPIIDVSGWQRPEEINYDTLSQNISGVIVRVHNGGQHTETNDAAYANGVDKAYINHISEFQKRNVPVAVYAYLAGTSKEKMEKAAEAFYNAASPYNPSYYWLDVEEKTMSDMNEGVEAFRAKLEALGAKNIGIYIGVYFMQEHSINTEKFSAVWIPSYGTNSGYFETTPNTDLDYDLHQYTSKGRIAGFEHHLDINLISTLKEKEETFRKLFLRP, encoded by the coding sequence ATGAGAAAAAAGATTCATCCAGCTATTATTTTTACTTTATTTACTATATTTATAGCTATTTTGATCCTCAATAGACCAACTTATGAAGACCATCCTATCAAGTCAAAACCCAATGCAGTCCAGGTTGAAAATCAGGCCTTGCATAATCTTGACAAACCTATCATTGATGTCTCTGGTTGGCAAAGACCTGAGGAGATCAACTACGATACCTTATCTCAAAATATTTCTGGTGTTATTGTTCGCGTCCACAATGGGGGTCAGCATACTGAAACAAATGATGCCGCCTATGCCAATGGTGTCGATAAAGCCTATATAAATCATATTTCAGAATTTCAAAAACGGAATGTTCCAGTTGCTGTTTATGCCTATCTAGCAGGTACTAGTAAGGAAAAAATGGAAAAAGCTGCTGAGGCTTTCTACAACGCTGCTTCTCCATATAACCCTAGTTACTACTGGCTTGATGTTGAAGAAAAAACAATGTCTGATATGAACGAAGGTGTTGAAGCTTTTAGAGCTAAACTAGAAGCACTTGGCGCCAAAAATATCGGAATCTACATCGGTGTTTATTTCATGCAGGAGCATAGTATCAATACAGAGAAGTTCTCTGCTGTCTGGATTCCATCTTATGGAACGAATTCAGGTTACTTTGAAACCACGCCTAATACTGATTTAGACTATGACCTCCATCAATATACTTCAAAAGGAAGAATTGCTGGATTTGAACATCATTTAGATATTAATCTCATTTCTACCTTGAAGGAAAAAGAAGAAACCTTCAGAAAACTATTTTTAAGACCATAA